The following proteins come from a genomic window of Leptospira barantonii:
- a CDS encoding histidine phosphatase family protein, giving the protein MKKTLYLIRNSDIGLNYRFKYVGRLDPALSLQGIEDAKALGNYCKDTFYFSNERIYLSPSKRSIQTWKEMGLDSTSEPICLPVLQEIDFGNWEGKSFTELEQTHPEELLRWAAAPSLFSFPSGESFKSFVDRIDFIASFLKESPAQKIILVTHGGVISTLICLLLGIHPSSYIHFQVKSSSVSSVEVFSNGSALLTSLNQYSVKRRCEWPI; this is encoded by the coding sequence TTGAAAAAAACGTTATATCTCATACGGAATTCCGACATCGGTTTAAACTATCGTTTTAAGTATGTGGGTCGTTTGGACCCGGCACTTTCTCTCCAAGGAATCGAAGACGCAAAAGCGCTCGGGAATTACTGCAAGGATACATTCTATTTTTCTAATGAACGAATCTATCTGAGTCCTTCGAAAAGAAGCATTCAAACTTGGAAAGAAATGGGACTCGATTCCACTTCGGAGCCTATTTGTCTTCCGGTCCTGCAAGAAATCGATTTCGGGAACTGGGAAGGAAAAAGTTTCACGGAACTGGAGCAAACTCATCCGGAGGAACTTTTGAGATGGGCCGCGGCGCCTTCGCTTTTTTCATTTCCGAGCGGAGAATCTTTCAAGTCCTTCGTGGATCGAATCGACTTCATAGCATCCTTTTTAAAAGAATCGCCCGCACAAAAAATCATTCTCGTCACTCACGGAGGAGTGATTTCCACCTTGATCTGTCTTCTACTCGGGATTCATCCGTCTTCATACATTCACTTTCAGGTAAAAAGTTCTTCCGTTTCTTCCGTAGAAGTTTTTTCAAACGGTTCCGCGCTTCTTACAAGTCTGAATCAATATTCCGTAAAGAGGAGATGCGAATGGCCGATATAA
- the cobU gene encoding bifunctional adenosylcobinamide kinase/adenosylcobinamide-phosphate guanylyltransferase gives MADIILITGGCRSGKSKFALNFADKFEGRKFFIATCPNLDEEMNQRILKHKNERRGLSWETIEEEFNLLNVFTSGRFPENSVVLVDCLSLWVNNLLYRSTKENTVLNETNIRELCSTLTRTILNSSLKKVIFVSCEVGLGLVPENKTGRIYRDLLGTCNQAIAHNANETYFMVSGIPLQIKGDQSNKVGTA, from the coding sequence ATGGCCGATATAATCCTAATCACGGGCGGATGTAGAAGCGGCAAAAGTAAGTTCGCATTAAATTTTGCGGATAAATTCGAGGGTCGAAAATTTTTCATAGCCACTTGCCCGAATTTGGACGAGGAAATGAACCAAAGAATCCTCAAACACAAAAATGAAAGACGAGGACTTTCTTGGGAAACGATCGAAGAAGAATTCAATCTATTGAATGTGTTTACTTCGGGTCGTTTCCCCGAAAATTCCGTCGTTCTCGTCGATTGCCTCAGCCTTTGGGTCAACAATCTACTCTATCGATCGACAAAGGAAAATACAGTACTCAACGAAACGAATATTCGAGAACTGTGTTCAACCTTGACTCGAACAATTTTAAATTCTTCCTTGAAAAAAGTGATCTTCGTGAGTTGCGAGGTCGGGTTAGGGCTCGTTCCCGAAAACAAAACAGGAAGAATTTACAGGGATCTCTTGGGAACCTGCAACCAAGCAATTGCGCATAACGCAAACGAAACGTATTTTATGGTAAGCGGAATTCCGTTACAGATAAAAGGAGACCAATCAAACAAGGTCGGGACGGCATAG
- a CDS encoding cobyric acid synthase, translating into MSDMGHGGNLEKLARTTGLKPEEILDFSANINPIGFPEWLRPFIHSKISKLSSYPDPEYSSLKKKLHSKYRIHPDQIVIGNGASELILQIPFAIEADFALIPVPCYSGYKEAILLRGLPCIEVVLKEEDLFQLDYDEIANILRSNAESKALLFFGHPNNPTGNLLDKKKILKLAVDFPNSTFVIDESFIDFCNEEFSFRSDFPENTILIQSMTKILAIPGLRIGVCFASSEICSKLSKRLPTWNVNTLAVSVYEKSLDDPDFFDRSRQTLNEWKNELVCDLSNIESLHGFKSETNFILIKILNRWSASELTRELLEKHRIAIRDCGNFNGLSDKFIRIAVRTPEENEKIVDAFRIVLGETQVQTRKRSVRKTPAIMFQGTASNVGKSILTAAFCRILVQDGLKVAPFKSQNMALNSFVTWDGGEIGRAQALQAQAAKILPDIRMNPILLKPSSEKDSQVIINGKPVAAMDFRDYTKYKSSAFAEVKKSYDSLADEYQAIIIEGAGSASEVNLKKNDIVNMRMAEYAKSKVFLIGNIDHGGIFGSILGTMETLTEWERKLVFGFIINRFRGVKELLKNGTEYIEEYTGKPVLGIVPHLQNLDLPEEDSLEFKSGALDDISPLGDRIDVALIDYPRISNHTDIDALKAEPDVRVRIVRKLQDLGEPDVLILPGSKNVVTDLDHLRNVGLADRILTLAKSGRTEVVGICGGYQMLGKDIFDPHRIETDRGSAEGLSLLPLETILEKNKSLKQVKAIHLPSGCEVEGYEIHHGKTTAIGETKTVFLNGTDETLGHSDPSDRIWGTYIHGVFDRDDFRRNFLDRIRIRNGKQPLIDVQVSYNLETSLDRLAFHVRQSLDMNLIYDALGLG; encoded by the coding sequence ATGTCGGACATGGGGCACGGCGGAAATTTAGAGAAACTCGCGCGGACAACCGGGCTCAAACCGGAAGAAATTCTGGATTTTTCCGCCAATATAAATCCGATCGGTTTTCCGGAATGGCTTCGTCCATTCATTCATTCCAAAATTTCTAAATTGTCGTCGTATCCAGATCCGGAGTATTCATCTCTTAAGAAAAAACTACATTCTAAATATAGAATACATCCCGATCAAATCGTTATCGGAAACGGGGCTTCGGAACTCATATTACAAATTCCGTTTGCGATCGAAGCCGATTTTGCATTGATTCCGGTCCCTTGTTACAGCGGATACAAGGAAGCGATTTTACTCCGAGGACTTCCTTGTATCGAAGTCGTTTTAAAAGAAGAAGACTTGTTTCAACTCGACTACGATGAAATCGCCAACATTCTTAGATCGAACGCGGAGTCCAAAGCGCTCCTTTTTTTCGGGCATCCGAACAATCCGACGGGCAACCTACTCGATAAAAAGAAAATTCTCAAACTCGCGGTCGACTTTCCGAATTCAACCTTCGTCATCGACGAATCTTTTATCGACTTTTGTAACGAAGAATTTTCGTTTCGCTCCGATTTTCCCGAAAACACGATTCTCATCCAATCGATGACGAAAATTTTAGCGATCCCCGGCTTGAGAATCGGAGTTTGTTTTGCGTCTTCGGAAATTTGTTCAAAACTTTCAAAACGATTGCCGACTTGGAACGTAAATACTTTGGCCGTCTCGGTGTATGAAAAGTCTTTGGACGATCCGGATTTTTTCGATCGTTCCAGACAAACTCTAAACGAATGGAAAAACGAACTCGTATGCGATCTTTCTAATATAGAATCTTTGCATGGATTTAAGAGCGAAACGAATTTCATTTTGATCAAAATTCTCAATCGATGGTCCGCCTCCGAACTGACCCGAGAATTGCTCGAAAAACATAGAATCGCGATTCGTGATTGCGGAAACTTCAACGGACTTTCCGATAAATTCATTCGGATTGCGGTCCGTACGCCGGAAGAAAACGAAAAAATCGTAGATGCGTTTCGAATCGTCCTAGGAGAAACTCAAGTCCAAACTCGAAAACGATCCGTTCGAAAAACTCCGGCGATTATGTTTCAGGGAACGGCGTCTAACGTTGGCAAGAGCATCCTAACCGCCGCGTTCTGTAGAATCCTCGTGCAAGACGGATTGAAAGTGGCTCCCTTTAAATCCCAAAACATGGCGCTCAATTCTTTCGTAACCTGGGACGGCGGAGAAATCGGAAGAGCGCAAGCGTTGCAGGCACAAGCCGCGAAAATTCTTCCCGACATCCGGATGAATCCGATTCTTCTCAAACCTTCGAGCGAAAAGGATTCGCAGGTGATCATCAACGGCAAACCGGTGGCCGCGATGGACTTTAGAGATTACACGAAGTACAAATCGAGCGCGTTTGCGGAAGTAAAAAAATCCTATGATTCGCTCGCCGATGAATACCAAGCCATCATAATCGAAGGGGCCGGAAGCGCATCCGAAGTGAATCTCAAAAAAAATGATATCGTCAATATGAGAATGGCTGAATATGCAAAATCTAAAGTATTCCTGATCGGCAATATCGATCACGGAGGGATTTTCGGTTCCATTTTAGGAACGATGGAAACTCTTACGGAGTGGGAAAGAAAACTCGTTTTCGGATTCATCATCAACCGTTTTCGCGGAGTTAAGGAACTTCTAAAAAACGGAACGGAATACATAGAGGAATACACGGGCAAACCCGTTTTAGGAATCGTCCCCCATTTACAAAATTTGGATTTACCCGAGGAAGATTCTCTCGAATTCAAATCAGGCGCGTTAGACGACATATCTCCACTCGGAGATCGAATCGACGTCGCATTGATCGATTACCCGAGAATTTCAAATCATACCGACATAGACGCGCTCAAAGCCGAACCGGACGTTCGCGTTCGAATCGTGAGAAAGTTACAAGACCTGGGAGAACCCGATGTGTTGATTCTTCCGGGAAGTAAAAACGTGGTCACGGATTTGGATCACCTTCGCAACGTCGGCTTGGCGGATAGGATTCTTACCTTAGCCAAATCCGGAAGAACAGAGGTAGTGGGGATCTGCGGCGGATACCAGATGCTCGGTAAAGATATATTCGATCCTCATCGAATCGAAACCGATCGAGGAAGCGCGGAAGGACTTTCTCTTTTGCCTCTGGAAACCATATTAGAAAAGAATAAATCTCTAAAACAGGTCAAAGCAATTCATCTTCCGAGTGGATGCGAAGTCGAAGGATACGAAATCCATCACGGTAAAACAACGGCGATCGGAGAAACGAAGACGGTCTTTTTGAACGGAACAGACGAAACGTTGGGGCATAGCGATCCTTCCGATAGAATCTGGGGAACCTACATCCATGGAGTGTTCGATCGCGACGATTTTCGAAGAAACTTTTTGGATCGGATTCGTATTCGAAACGGTAAACAACCTTTGATCGACGTTCAGGTTTCTTACAACTTGGAAACATCTTTGGATCGTCTCGCGTTCCACGTTAGGCAATCTCTCGATATGAATCTGATCTACGACGCATTGGGACTCGGCTGA
- the cbiB gene encoding adenosylcobinamide-phosphate synthase CbiB, which translates to MPWIIATSIVFDLIFGDPRNLPHPVRAIGKLARSSERIFRNLCSSERIAGILTSVSIYSVSFWIPYWMIFYADKIHWVLGAFLSAVTIYTTIAIRDMIDHSKDVYEALIQNDLVSAREKVSRIVARDTEHLNRSEIIRACIESTAESLVDGITAPLFYAVLGGPAWAMFYRSINTLDSLFGYKTELYRKFGNFPARMDDIANFLPARITSYVLVFASFLLGYNFRNSFYILRRDGQKHPSPNSGFAEAAVAGALEIQLGGTNFYGGKENVKPTLGNPDQELKIEQILQTNRLILLSSLLTAGFYVLLYVLVAMIWKE; encoded by the coding sequence GTGCCTTGGATCATCGCAACTTCCATCGTCTTCGATTTAATTTTCGGAGATCCTAGAAATCTTCCCCATCCGGTACGGGCGATCGGCAAACTCGCAAGGAGTTCGGAAAGAATTTTTAGAAACCTATGCAGTTCCGAACGAATCGCCGGAATTCTTACATCCGTTTCCATATATTCGGTTTCGTTTTGGATTCCTTATTGGATGATTTTTTACGCGGACAAAATCCACTGGGTTCTCGGCGCATTCTTATCCGCAGTTACGATCTATACGACGATTGCAATTCGAGACATGATCGATCATAGCAAGGATGTGTACGAAGCACTCATACAAAACGATCTTGTATCGGCTCGCGAAAAAGTTTCCAGGATCGTCGCAAGAGATACCGAACACTTGAACCGATCCGAAATCATCCGTGCATGTATAGAAAGTACCGCGGAAAGTCTCGTGGATGGGATCACGGCTCCTCTTTTTTACGCGGTGTTAGGAGGTCCGGCCTGGGCGATGTTTTATCGTTCGATCAACACGTTAGACTCTCTTTTCGGATACAAGACGGAACTTTATCGAAAATTCGGAAACTTTCCCGCGAGAATGGACGACATCGCCAATTTTTTACCCGCGAGAATCACTTCTTACGTTCTTGTTTTTGCGTCCTTTTTACTCGGATATAATTTTAGAAATTCGTTTTATATTCTTAGAAGGGACGGGCAAAAACACCCGAGTCCGAATTCCGGCTTTGCCGAAGCCGCGGTAGCGGGCGCCTTGGAGATTCAACTCGGAGGAACCAACTTCTACGGAGGAAAGGAAAACGTTAAACCGACATTGGGGAATCCGGACCAAGAATTAAAAATCGAACAAATCCTTCAAACGAACAGACTCATCCTATTGTCGTCCTTATTGACCGCCGGGTTTTACGTTCTATTGTACGTGCTTGTCGCGATGATTTGGAAAGAATGA
- a CDS encoding histidine phosphatase family protein, with protein MKNKIADETFNYTNVVYVFRHGETEWNLQGKLQGHLENSITKNGIEQAKALIPILKNANVNLLLSSDLRRAKETSEIVADALGVPILFDSGLREVDLGEGQGKLINEVDSLFGESFWKHWNDHNPIYDSFRFPGGESKLETDERIHSTLLKRIEMFSDRTVALCTHGYVMTRMYKMFKPEIQRIPHIQNGECIRFQTEEFLRRKRSLEKNNT; from the coding sequence ATGAAAAACAAAATCGCAGACGAAACATTCAATTATACAAACGTCGTTTATGTTTTTAGACACGGTGAAACGGAATGGAATCTTCAGGGAAAACTACAAGGTCATCTGGAAAATTCGATAACTAAGAACGGGATCGAACAAGCGAAGGCTTTGATCCCGATTCTAAAAAACGCGAACGTAAATCTTTTACTAAGCAGTGATCTTCGAAGAGCCAAAGAGACAAGCGAAATCGTAGCGGACGCGCTCGGTGTTCCAATCCTTTTCGACTCCGGGTTACGGGAAGTAGACTTAGGAGAAGGGCAGGGCAAATTGATAAACGAAGTGGATTCCCTATTCGGAGAATCGTTTTGGAAACATTGGAACGATCACAATCCGATTTACGATTCTTTTCGTTTTCCGGGCGGAGAGTCTAAACTCGAAACGGACGAACGAATTCATTCTACACTGTTGAAACGGATCGAAATGTTCTCGGATCGGACGGTCGCATTGTGTACACATGGCTACGTTATGACACGAATGTATAAAATGTTCAAACCGGAAATACAACGAATTCCTCATATTCAAAACGGGGAATGTATACGATTTCAAACGGAAGAATTTTTAAGAAGAAAAAGATCATTAGAAAAAAATAATACGTAG
- a CDS encoding TonB-dependent receptor → MFQDVFRGIKRILPFLLIVVSASVNSQEPDPKKNQDNNNGIVVNGKANFGLGIAGSASEGTIRSEQIRSRPISRAGEIAEFIPGMIVTQHSGSGKANQYYLRGFNLDHGTDFAASVNGMPVNNPSHGHGQGYSDISFIIPELIEEIKFKKGVYFADEGNFSSAGAMNVSYFRSLKKGIATIEGGTFGYARTLVAKSHSIGPGTLLYAFEASHSDGPWTVKENYRKVNGIVSYSVGDEKSGHRLLGMGYRGNWHTTHQIPKRAIEKGKSWLEPDNDGIGRYDAVDPTDGGRTNRASLSWEAHHRNKNSDARFLIYGLYNDLSLFSNTTYYMLDHERGDQIEQTDRRTVSGLKTSYKIFSEVAGIKFENQIGLQIRRDFIQNSLYHTEARAQLDNLKSNQIIETNLSAYYENRIQWTPKIRTVLGIRADQFQFHVDDKNPELSDRKRASVGSPKAGIVFGPWMHTEIYLNGGHGFHTNDARGLTDKSHPFIPIVMSRGGEFGVRSVVMDRWKTTASFWQLDLDSELIFVGDAATTEPSRSSTRRGVEWSNSFEPIRNLVFDADVSVSRSRFRSSEEEAGNFIPGSIESVYTGGITLKETEGFFGSIRARYFGPRSLIEDNSVRSPPTTLFNLQFGRKINETWSAVFEMFNIQNAKVSDIDYYYASRLKHESEGPDEGGTNDIHTRPSAPRSIRLAIRGTF, encoded by the coding sequence ATGTTTCAGGACGTATTCAGAGGGATCAAAAGGATTCTTCCTTTTCTTTTGATCGTGGTGTCGGCTTCGGTGAATTCTCAGGAACCGGATCCGAAAAAAAATCAGGACAATAACAACGGAATCGTGGTGAACGGAAAGGCGAATTTCGGACTCGGCATCGCCGGTTCCGCAAGCGAAGGAACCATACGTTCCGAACAAATTCGATCCAGACCGATTTCAAGAGCGGGCGAGATCGCGGAATTCATACCGGGAATGATCGTCACACAACACAGCGGCTCGGGTAAAGCGAACCAATATTATCTTCGAGGATTCAATCTCGATCATGGAACCGATTTTGCGGCGAGCGTAAACGGCATGCCCGTGAACAATCCTTCTCACGGACACGGACAAGGTTACTCCGATATCAGTTTTATCATTCCCGAACTGATCGAAGAGATTAAGTTTAAAAAAGGAGTTTATTTCGCGGACGAAGGAAACTTTTCATCTGCGGGTGCGATGAACGTTTCTTACTTTCGTTCCTTAAAAAAAGGAATCGCAACGATAGAAGGTGGAACCTTCGGATACGCAAGAACCTTAGTCGCAAAATCACATTCGATCGGACCGGGAACCTTGTTGTATGCGTTCGAAGCTTCTCATTCCGACGGACCTTGGACCGTTAAGGAGAATTATAGAAAAGTAAACGGAATCGTAAGTTACAGCGTAGGCGACGAAAAGAGCGGTCATCGTCTTTTAGGAATGGGCTATCGAGGCAACTGGCATACGACACATCAAATTCCGAAAAGAGCGATCGAAAAGGGAAAGTCTTGGCTCGAACCGGACAACGACGGAATCGGAAGATACGACGCAGTCGATCCGACCGACGGAGGACGTACCAATCGGGCGAGTCTTTCTTGGGAAGCGCATCATAGAAACAAGAATTCAGATGCAAGATTTCTTATATACGGATTGTACAACGATCTTTCTCTTTTTTCAAACACGACGTATTATATGCTCGATCACGAAAGAGGGGATCAGATCGAACAAACGGATCGAAGAACCGTATCAGGTCTGAAAACGAGTTATAAGATTTTTTCGGAAGTGGCCGGAATCAAATTCGAAAATCAAATCGGTCTCCAGATCCGAAGGGATTTTATTCAGAATTCCCTCTATCACACCGAAGCGAGAGCACAGCTCGATAACCTAAAATCGAATCAGATCATAGAAACCAATCTTTCCGCATATTATGAGAATCGAATACAATGGACTCCTAAAATAAGAACCGTCTTAGGGATCCGTGCCGATCAGTTTCAATTCCATGTGGACGACAAAAATCCGGAACTCAGCGATCGTAAAAGGGCCTCCGTAGGAAGCCCGAAAGCCGGAATCGTATTCGGACCTTGGATGCACACGGAGATCTATCTCAACGGGGGGCATGGTTTTCATACGAACGACGCACGGGGGCTGACCGACAAATCGCATCCGTTCATTCCGATCGTCATGTCGCGTGGAGGAGAATTCGGAGTAAGAAGCGTCGTCATGGATCGATGGAAAACAACCGCGAGTTTTTGGCAGTTGGATCTTGACTCCGAATTGATTTTCGTCGGAGACGCGGCTACCACGGAGCCGAGTCGCTCCAGCACGCGCCGGGGTGTGGAATGGTCCAATTCTTTCGAGCCGATTCGAAATCTCGTTTTCGACGCAGACGTTTCCGTATCCAGATCCCGCTTCCGTTCCAGCGAGGAGGAAGCCGGAAATTTTATTCCCGGATCCATCGAAAGCGTTTATACGGGCGGGATCACTCTCAAAGAAACCGAAGGGTTTTTCGGTTCGATCCGCGCCCGTTATTTCGGACCGCGTTCTTTGATCGAAGACAATTCGGTTCGTTCTCCGCCGACGACTTTGTTCAACTTGCAGTTCGGTCGGAAGATCAACGAGACCTGGAGCGCCGTTTTTGAAATGTTCAACATCCAAAACGCAAAGGTCAGCGATATCGATTATTACTACGCGTCCCGTCTGAAACACGAGTCCGAAGGTCCCGACGAAGGCGGAACCAACGACATTCATACGAGACCGTCCGCGCCTCGGTCGATTCGATTGGCGATCCGAGGTACATTCTAA
- a CDS encoding DUF1554 domain-containing protein, which yields MSLVFLVSLNCAKKGDNNEDLLDLIVATNLKLTNANSFTSCQNSTFCRTFIAKNNGVGFLGDLGGVVGADAKCASERPSGFTGAYKALLVSNGTRTISPTKVDWVLFANKEYRRQDGTTVTFTTNAQAIVTANFTNGIDGGAQTFFWDGLSDAAWNVGSTCQGWTSVNAGDIGNAGNTTDTSAFGAGTGGAFAIDSWNCNARQNLLCIEQ from the coding sequence ATGAGTTTAGTATTCTTAGTTTCATTGAATTGCGCAAAAAAGGGCGACAACAACGAAGACTTACTTGATTTGATCGTTGCCACGAACTTAAAACTGACAAATGCAAACTCTTTTACATCTTGTCAGAACTCGACATTTTGTAGGACCTTTATCGCAAAAAATAACGGCGTCGGATTTTTAGGGGACCTTGGAGGGGTTGTAGGAGCGGATGCAAAATGTGCGTCGGAACGACCATCGGGATTTACCGGAGCATATAAAGCTCTTCTAGTCTCCAATGGAACAAGAACGATTTCACCGACAAAGGTAGATTGGGTTCTTTTTGCGAATAAGGAATATAGAAGACAGGATGGAACGACGGTAACGTTCACGACAAACGCTCAAGCAATTGTGACTGCTAACTTTACGAATGGAATCGACGGTGGCGCCCAAACTTTTTTCTGGGACGGACTTTCCGATGCGGCTTGGAATGTAGGAAGTACATGCCAAGGCTGGACATCCGTAAACGCTGGTGACATAGGAAATGCAGGAAACACGACGGACACTTCCGCATTTGGCGCGGGTACAGGTGGAGCATTTGCGATAGACAGCTGGAACTGCAACGCAAGACAAAATTTACTTTGTATAGAGCAGTAA